Proteins co-encoded in one Podospora pseudoanserina strain CBS 124.78 chromosome 7 map unlocalized CBS124.78p_7, whole genome shotgun sequence genomic window:
- the DBP8 gene encoding putative RNA helicase (EggNog:ENOG503NVJF; COG:A) has translation MAATHLIEDYISSHHTDVMPSAASKKTGKVKPVPVDEDIHSDDVNSGPGSGSDSDDSNHSDSDSDSLDSNSPRKRRRTEPKNVQVVDHGDNDDDEDDDEDDVPKVIQSAYSVASRIKPQKSQADKEAEAVKATLPEPTTGVTVSTDSNTTFESLGVRPWLVQSLANMAIKRPTAIQRESIPMLLKGRDCIGGSRTGSGKTVAFSVPILQQWAENPSAIFGVILTPTRELALQIFEQVKAISSPHSLKAILVTGGADMRAQAIALAQRPHIVIATPGRLADHIRTSGYDTVCGLGRVRFVVLDEADRLLADNGPGSMLPDVEECLSALPPAEKRQTLLFTATITPEVMALKNMPRKPGREPVFVCEVDTEKLAIPPTLKQMHLQVPVTHREHYLHMFLLTEQNVDKSIIIFCNRTSTADFLHHLLRLLDHRVTSLHSKLPQRQRIDNLGRFRASAARILVATDVAARGLDIPEVKMVINYDIPRDPDDYIHRVGRTARAGRKGDAVTFVGQRDVDLVLAIEERVGRKMEAWEEEGVNLETRVVREALKLVSEKKREALLELEEGKEVGGKRKRGMEKLRAT, from the exons ATGGCAGCAACACATCTCATCGAGGACTATATCTCATCACACCACACAGACGTCATGCCATCAGCTGCCTCAAAAAAGACCGGAAAGGTCAAGCCGGTGCCGGTGGATGAGGATATCCATTCAGATGATGTAAACTCAGGACCAGGTTCTGGCTCTGATTCAGACGACTCCAACCACTCAGACTCGGACTCGGATTCACTGGATAGCAACAGCCCCAGAAAACGCCGCCGAACAGAACCAAAAAATGTTCAAGTCGTCGACCACGGCGAcaacgatgatgatgaagatgatgatgaagatgatgtccCAAAAGTCATCCAGTCTGCCTACAGCGTAGCGTCACGCATCAAGCCTCAAAAATCCCAGGCCGACaaagaggccgaggccgtAAAGGCGACCCTCCCGGAGCCCACCACCGGGGTCACGGTCTCTACCgactccaacaccaccttcGAGTCCCTAGGAGTCCGCCCATGGCTGGTTCAGTCCCTCGCCAACATGGCTATCAAACGGCCCACCGCCATTCAAAGAGAAAGTATCCCCATGCTTCTCAAAGGAAGAGACTGCATCGGTGGCAGTAGGACAGGTTCCGGCAAAACAGTTGCCTTTTCAGTCCCCATCCTTCAACAATGGGCCGAGAATCCATCGGCCATCTTCGGCGTCATTCTCACTCCTACTCG TGAACTCGCCCTCCAAATCTTCGAACAAGTCAaggccatctcctcccctcacTCCCTCAAAGCAATCCTCGTCACCGGAGGCGCAGACATGCGGGCCCAGGCCATCGCCCTCGCCCAAAGGCCACACATCGTCATCGCCACCCCCGGCCGTCTAGCCGACCACATCCGCACTTCCGGCTACGACACCGTCTGCGGCTTGGGTCGCGTGAGATTCGTCGTGCTAGACGAAGCAGACAGGTTGCTTGCCGACAACGGTCCTGGTTCCATGCTCCCGGACGTGGAAGAGTGTCTCTCCGCCTTGCCACCGGCCGAGAAACGGCAGACACTCTTGTTCACCGCTACCATCACCCCGGAAGTCATGGCTCTCAAGAATATGCCCAGAAAACCTGGGAGAGAGCCggtgtttgtgtgtgaaGTTGACACGGAGAAGTTGGCGATTCCACCAACGCTTAAGCAGATGCATTTACAGGTTCCTGTTACACACAGGGAGCACTACTTGCACATGTTTCTGCTGACGGAGCAAAACGTCGACAAGAGCATTATTATCTTTTGCAACAGGACATCAACAGCTGATTTCCTCCATCATTTACTTCGGTTGTTGGACCATAGGGTAACGAGTCTACACTCTAAACTGCCCCAACGACAGCGGATAGACAACCTGGGCAGATTCAGAGCGTCGGCCGCAAGGATTTTGGTGGCGACGGATGTGGCGGCCAGAGGTTTGGATATTCCTGAAGTGAAGATGGTGATCAACTATGATATCCCGAGAGATCCAGATGATTACATTCATCGCGTCGGTCGCACGGCCAGAGCGGGGAGGAAGGGCGATGCGGTCACGTTTGTTGGGCAGAGGGATGTTGATTTGGTGCTGGCgattgaggagagggtggggaggaagatggaggcgtgggaggaggagggcgtgaACTTGGagacgagggtggtgagggaggcgttGAAGTTGGTGAgcgagaagaagagggaggcgttgctggagttggaggaggggaaggaggttggtgggaagaggaagagggggatggagaagCTGAGGGCTACTTGA
- the kri1 gene encoding Kinetochore protein Spc24 (BUSCO:EOG09262POL; EggNog:ENOG503P00B; COG:J): protein MASASAKTARSGDKIVPKKQSLFDDSASSSEDDQEDGGVTLGGQTPGLNINEEYARRFEHNKKREELHRLQEKYGAGEESESSSDDESEDDEAALITEDLDAEISATLAAIKNKDPRIYDKEAVFYKPFDPTTDVKKDDEEKKEKPMFLRDYHRERYMAGDVGADDDATAADPNVPRTYVQEQAELKNAIMAEINNAAGADDEEWSDDDAFIKPVRKAEPAPAANGVHPSRAAVVEVTELDVKNADKNPEEFLSKFMASKAWAPDHKWQAFDSDEEDAEDDIADEFEHAYNMRFEDPTKSNEVLKTYSRNLANARSARKEELTGRKKLRALEKERKEAEKKEREAERARLRRLKVDEASERLKKIKQAAGMSGKQLTDEEWVEFLDKAWEDDDWEEEMKKRFNDDYYNEVDDMVIDSEEEEASGSEDEDGKKKKNSKKPKKPKWDDDIDIKDIIPDFKEDEEEVPAIALSDLEADQPAPSVEGSDSDDSDDSDRPAKKRKTTKDLKKEKAVAKKQARAELAKIEALVDTKMEIDQPRALEKKGKEQFTFKYRETSPTSFGLTARDILLAPSDAALNEFAGLKKLASFRDAEKKKKDKKKLGKKARLRQWRRDTFGKEFEESGPTYGFEKLLDEGKGKKKEKGSGANSVRVEKREKKKEGGEEKEQEKKVAVDGIVEGERKKKRKRSKKGKAAGGDGEGEE from the coding sequence ATGGCCTCAGCTTCTGCGAAAACCGCCCGGAGTGGCGACAAGATTGTCCCCAAGAAGCAGTCCCTTTTCGACGACTCTGCCTCCAGCAGCGAAGATGACCAGGAAGATGGCGGCGTTACTCTCGGTGGCCAGACACCCGgcctcaacatcaacgagGAATACGCCCGCCGCTTCGAgcacaacaagaagagagaggagcTTCACCGCCTGCAGGAAAAGTACGGCGCCGGCGAGGAGTCCGAGTCCTCTTCTGACGACGAATCCGAGGACGACGAAGCCGCCTTGATCACCGAGGACTTGGACGCCGAAATCTCAGCCACGCTCGCCGCTATCAAGAACAAGGATCCGCGCATTTATGATAAGGAAGCCGTCTTCTACAAGCCTTTCGACCCTACCACAGATGtgaagaaggatgatgaggaaaagaaggaaaagccCATGTTCCTCCGCGACTACCACCGCGAGCGCTACATGGCTGGCGACGTCGGCGCAGATGATgatgccaccgccgccgacccCAACGTTCCCAGGACCTACGTCCAGGAGCAGGCCGAACTCAAGAATGCCATCATGGCCGaaatcaacaacgccgccggcgccgacgacgaggaatggagcgacgacgacgccttTATCAAGCCCGTCAGAAAGGCCGAACCCGCCCCTGCCGCCAACGGCGTCCACCCTTCCAGAGCCGCCGTCGTCGAGGTGACGGAGCTGGACGTGAAGAACGCCGACAAGAACCCGGAGGAGTTTCTGTCCAAGTTCATGGCTTCCAAGGCGTGGGCGCCTGACCACAAGTGGCAAGCATTTGACTCTGACgaagaggatgccgaggacgatATTGCTGACGAGTTCGAGCATGCCTATAATATGCGATTCGAAGACCCCACCAAGAGCAATGAGGTCCTGAAGACGTACTCGAGAAACCTGGCCAATGCGCGCTCCGCTcgcaaggaggagctgacTGGACGTAAAAAGCTGAGAGCtctcgagaaggagaggaaggaggctgagaagaaggagagggaggcggaaaGAGCGAGGCTCAGGAGGCTCAAGGTGGACGAGGCGTctgagaggttgaagaagattAAGCAGGCGGCGGGCATGAGCGGGAAGCAGCTTACGGATGAGGAGTGGGTTGAGTTCTTGGATAAGGCatgggaggatgacgactgggaggaggaaatgAAGAAGCGGTTCAATGATGACTACTACAATGAGGTCGACGACATGGTCATcgacagcgaggaggaggaagcctcTGGCAgcgaggacgaagacggcaagaagaaaaagaattccaagaagcccaagaagcccaaaTGGGATGACGATATCGACATCAAGGACATCATCCCTGACTTcaaggaagacgaggaagaagtaCCCGCTATTGCCCTTTCCGACCTCGAGGCTGATCAGCCTGCCCCTTCAGTTGAGGGTTCCGACTCTGATGATTCAGATGACTCTGACCGCCCAgccaagaagcgcaagaccaccaaggatctcaagaaggaaaaggcggtAGCCAAGAAACAAGCCAGGGCCGAGCTTGCCAAGATTGAAGCCTTGGTCGACACCAAGATGGAGATTGACCAGCCCCGcgcgctggagaagaagggcaaggagcAGTTCACCTTCAAGTACCGCGAGACCTCCCCCACATCATTCGGTCTCACGGCCCGTGATATCCTTCTGGCGCCCTCGGACGCGGCGCTGAATGAGTTTgcggggttgaagaagctggccTCGTTTAGGGacgcggagaagaagaagaaggacaagaagaagctggggaagaaggcgaggttgagacagtggaggagggataCTTTTgggaaggagtttgaggagtcGGGGCCGACGTATGGGTTTGAGAAGCTGTTGGATGAGGGGAAGGgtaagaagaaggagaaggggagtgGGGCTAATTCGGTTAGAgttgagaagagggagaagaagaaggagggtggagaggagaaggagcaggagaagaaggtggcggtggatgggattgtggagggggagaggaaaaagaagaggaagaggtcgaagaaggggaaagctgctgggggtgatggtgagggtgaagagTAA
- a CDS encoding uncharacterized protein (EggNog:ENOG503NV3P; COG:S) has protein sequence MPSSKKKKPQQPAQGEPSNPTAPAVEITDPQTNKPNIVDIHTHMYPASYIKLLESRNTIPLIRSFPGHPEPRLVLLPSEVPLLSNPSPSHPPGRPLTEAYTSLDAKIAFMDKHNISISVLSLANPWLEFLSTSPDPSSLLEPALRINVEFEVMCSQHPGRLYFFGVLPLHPENTLCALPLVLSMKMKFKHCRGVIIGTNGLGKGLDDPDMEDVFEMLEEDDLPIFLHPHYGLPNQVFGERAEKGEYGHVLSLALGFPMETTVAVSRMYLSGMFDKFPKLKVILAHGGGTLPFLAARIESCIRHDGYLHKKEKEGRGKIKRSIWEVLNSQVYLDAVVYGEVGLKAAIQASGERGVERLMFGTDHPFFPPLEEGEEEWGSVVMNTEAVNKGLGEGSKEARMVLGENAIKILNLEKP, from the coding sequence ATGCCttccagcaagaagaagaagccccaGCAACCCGCACAGGGGGaaccctccaacccaaccgccCCCGCAGTCGAAATAACAGATCCCCAGACCAACAAGCCCAACATCGTCGACATCCACACCCATATGTACCCCGCCTCCTACATCAAGCTTCTCGAATCCCGCAACACCATTCCCCTTATCCGGTCCTTCCCTGGCCACCCTGAACCtcgcctcgtcctcctcccctctgaGGTCCCCCTCCTTTCTaacccttccccatcccaccccccaggACGCCCCCTGACAGAAGCCTACACCTCCCTCGACGCCAAGATCGCCTTCATGGACAAGcacaacatctccatctcggtcctctccctcgccaacccctggctcgagttcctctccacctcccccgacccCTCATCCCTCTTGGAACCCGCTCTCAGAATCAACGTCGAGTTCGAAGTCATGTGCAGTCAACACCCCGGCCGGCTCTACTTTTTCGGcgtcctccccctccaccccgaaAATACCTTGTGCGCACTCCCGTTGGTTCTCTCCATGAAGATGAAATTCAAACATTGCCGAGGTGTCATCATCGGCACCAATGGGCTGGGAAAAGGTCTCGATGATCCGGACATGGAGGACGTTTTTGAAAtgttggaggaagatgacTTGCCAATATTTCTCCACCCGCATTATGGGTTGCCAAATCAGGTGTTTGGAgagagggcggagaagggggagtaCGGGCATGTGTTGTCGTTGGCGTTAGGGTTCCCGATGGAGACGACGGTGGCGGTGTCGAGGATGTATCTGTCAGGCATGTTTGACAAGTTTCCCAAGCTAAAAGTCATTCTGGCGCATGGGGGTGGGACGTTGCCGTttttggcggcgaggattGAGAGTTGCATTCGGCATGATGGGTATTTgcacaagaaggagaaggaagggcGTGGGAAGATCAAAAGGTCGATATGGGAGGTGTTGAACAGTCAGGTGTATCTGGATGCGGTGGTGTatggggaggttggactGAAAGCGGCGATTCAGGCGTcgggggagagaggggtggaGAGGCTGATGTTTGGGACTGATCATCCCTTCTTCCCACCGTtagaggaaggggaggaggaatggGGGAGTGTGGTGATGAATACTGAGGCTGTAAATAaggggctgggggaggggagcaaggaggcgaggatggtgttgggggagaatGCGATCAAGATTTTGAACTTGGAGAAACCCTGA
- the MKK1 gene encoding Protein kinase C signaling pathway involved MAPKK protein (COG:T; EggNog:ENOG503NUYZ) — MVASDNQSSEAAAPRPQPPNLTLEFPSPQPSPGSSVPKMNSVPLLRPALPGGNRSGGRAPRLGLAIPPSPNAKPLSNPGPAPGRPALPTLHLATPMGSSSVVPQEQPQHIKPALSLQSASGGSESSAAHSRSGSFGPFDGRASNPTSAGSQFSALSFAEQYGIGPTRHAGTGDPVSAVGSLYSNASESVGMERENSLHGLESFDKLSLDKARSADVEDLDDEGWRIVSMEKRIVELGSLGEGAGGAVTRCKLKGGNTVFALKVITTNPDPDVKRQIVRELGFNKDCMSEHICRYYGAFVDPSTATISIAMEFCEGGSLDSIYKEVKRLGGRTGEKVLGKISEGVLQGLTYLHSKKIIHRDIKPSNILLCRNGEVKLCDFGVSGEFGTKGDANTFIGTSYYMAPERITGQSYTITSDVWSTGVTLLEVAQHRFPFPADGTEMQPRAGLIDLLTYIVRQPIPKLKDEPEASIFWSDSFKYFIECCLEKDPLRRATPWRMLEHPWMVEMKTKRVNMSKYLTQVWGWDDKK, encoded by the exons ATGGTCGCTTCAGACAATCAGAGCAGCGAGGCCGCTGCGCCTCGG cctcaaccaccaaaccTTACCCTGGAgttcccatcaccacagccCTCGCCCGGCTCCTCCGTCCCAAAGATGAACAGCgttcccctcctccgtcccgcCCTCCCAGGAGGCAACCGCTCCGGCGGACGTGCTCCCCGTCTCGGCCTCGCCAtccctccatcccccaacGCAAAACCACTCAGCAACCCCGGCCCGGCCCCAGGTAGACCAGCACTCCCGACTCTTCATCTTGCTACCCCCATGGGAAGCAGCAGCGTGGTCCCGCAagaacaaccacaacacatCAAGCCCGCCCTCAGTCTCCAATCCgccagcggcggcagcgaaTCCAGCGCCGCCCACTCCAGATCCGGCTCTTTCGGCCCCTTTGATGGCCGCGCGAGCAACCCAACCAGTGCCGGGTCGCAGTTCAGCGCTTTGTCGTTTGCTGAGCAGTATGGCATTGGGCCGACTAGACACGCCGGGACAGGGGACCCGGTATCAGCTGTGGGATCGCTCTACTCAAACGCCAGCGAGAGCGTCGGTATGGAAAGAGAAAACAGCCTACACGGGCTGGAGAGCTTCGACAAGCTGAGCCTAGACAAGGCGAGGAGCGCGGATGTGGAGGATCTGGACGATGAAGGCTGGAGGATCGTGAGCATGGAGAAGAGGATTGTCGAGctggggagtttgggagagggtgcggGTGGTGCGGTGACGAGGTGTAAGCTCAAGGGGGGGAACACGGTTTTCGCTCTCAAG GTCATCACAACCAACCCCGACCCCGACGTCAAACGCCAAATCGTCCGCGAGCTCGGCTTCAACAAGGACTGCATGTCAGAGCACATCTGCAGGTACTACGGCGCCTTTGTCGACCCCTCGaccgccaccatctccatcgcGATGGAATTCTGCGAGGGCGGCTCGCTCGACTCCATCTACAAGGAAGTCAAGCGCCTCGGCGGCCGCACAGGAGAAAAAGTCCTCGGGAAGATTTCCGAGGGCGTCCTCCAGGGCCTGACCTACCTCCACAGCAAAAAAATTATTCACCGTGACATCAAACCgagcaacatcctcctctgccgcAACGGGGAGGTTAAGCTTTGCGACTTTGGTGTGTCGGGTGAGTTTGGCACCAAGGGAGATGCCAACACTTTTATCGGAACGAGTTACTACATGGCTCCGGAACGGATCACGGGGCAGTCATACACCATCACGAGCGACGTCTGGTCGACGGGCGTGACGCTGCTGGAGGTTGCGCAGCATAGGTTTCCGTTTCCTGCGGACGGGACCGAGATGCAGCCTAGGGCGGGGTTGATTGATTTGTTGACGTATATTGTGAGGCAGCCGATTCCCAAGCTGAAGGACGAGCCCGAGGCGAGTATTTTTTGGAGTGATAgttttaagtattttattGAGTGCTG TCTGGAGAAGGATCCGCTTAGGAGGGCAACGCCGTGGAGGATGCTGGAGCACCCttggatggtggagatgaagaccAAGAGGGTGAATATGAGCAAGTATTTGACGcaggtttgggggtgggatgatAAGAAGTGA
- a CDS encoding uncharacterized protein (EggNog:ENOG503NYPZ; COG:L), producing MSLELDFSPSADNTDGHHAQPESSAALQALKLESSNDGMGTITAATHDLVDATHFGDFQFSYQDDSPMAGLAPPNFDDHTPDVFAHSHPPSVTSMHDQQNQATSITVQTSYSDTNGRRQESMDTSENGSPDSNQNGGNSLEEPMSDEFGLATGGLGDGTDMGGKSKGDKTDATPAWSELKTKAGKERKRLPLACIACRRKKIRCSGEKPACKHCLRSRIPCVYKVTARKAAPRTDYMAMLDKRLKRMEERIIKVVPKSEQDSMAASVTRAVVKPAIPGTLTSTKGAAKKRGADEAFGPDLDNWARGTSRSKLDGPHKPSTMLVQEAEESKLLLEGGDALPSKEIQEHLAEVFFENIYGQAYHILHKPSFMRKLKAGALPPVLILSVCAIAARFSNHPKLATNPNFLRGEEWASTARDILTKRYEWPNITILTCLLILGLHEFGTCHGGRSWSLGGQAIRMAFALQLHKDLEHDPLRMTGKTQLSFIDREIRRRTMWACFLMDRFNSSGTDRPCFIREETLKIPLPIKEKNFQYDMPGPTETLSGQVLEPTTEGQATEAKDNMGVAAWMIKAIALWGRIIGYLNQGGKELDPHPMWSPESEYAKLLKQTEDFELPESLAYTPENLHLHETDNMANQFLFLHISVQQNILFMNRFAVSSPNGQSQQDVPKAFVTKAGAKAFAAANRISELLKDAESHFITAPFTGYCAFLSSTVHIFGIFSGNPSMEATSKRNLATNVKFLSKMRRYWGMFHWMSENLREQYRTCADAARQGNPAQENAASPIFQYGDWFDRYPHGVSQSDFLDPATYKKKEKGEDAVLEQKPELHTVEEFFTTLSPQSGEHAGGPNGISRPGQHLKRKSIVRKASTAGGSQRGANDQVLSPLQTDFARAQQQHHHHQQGAAEQMHAAARLHQRSFSANAGVGPQSSGPSPFNPLTITNASAYHALSPVSPVAVSHLSHHHPHHPHNSFFPPDPFALGALGAHGLPGLDRQLVFGAYGNGVEHHPLASGLAGWAAQDHDGTGGGREGWW from the exons ATGTCGCTGGAGCTCGATTTCTCGCCCTCGGCGGACAACACTGACGGTCACCACGCGCAACCTGAATCATCCGCTGCTCTGCAAGCCCTCAAGCTGGAGTCATCCAATGACGGGATGGGAACCATTACGGCAGCAACCCATGATCTTGTAGATGCGACCCATTTTGGCGACTTTCAGTTCTCCTATCAAGACGACTCACCGATGGCTGGTCTAGCTCCACCAAACTTCGACGATCACACTCCAGACGTGTTTGCGCATTCCCATCCACCTTCGGTAACCTCGATGCATGACCAACAGAACCAGGCCACCTCCATCACTGTCCAGACCTCTTACAGTGACACCAATGGCCGGCGGCAGGAGAGCATGGACACATCTGAGAATGGCAGCCCCGACAGCAACCAGAACGGCGGCAATTCCCTGGAGGAGCCAATGTCGGACGAGTTTGGTCTTGCCACTGGAGGCTTGGGGGATGGGACAGACATGGGTGGAAAATCAAAGGGTGATAAGACAGATGCGACACCAGCATGGAGCGAGCTGAAGACGAAGGCGGGAAAGGAGCGCAAGAGATTGCCCCTGGCCTGCATCGCGTGTCGGCGCAAGAAGATTAGATGCTCGGGAGAGAAGCCAGCATGCAAGCACTGTCTACGGTCTCGCATTCCATGTGTCTACAAGGTGACAGCGCGCAAGGCGGCGCCGAGGACTGATTATATGGCCATGCTGGATAAGCGGTTGAAGAGAATGGAGGAACGCATCATCAAAGTGGTGCCAAAATCAGAGCAGGATTCTATGGCGGCGTCGGTGACCAGAGCGGTTGTCAAGCCGGCTATTCCAGGGACTctcaccagcaccaaggGCGCGGCGAAGAAGCGCGGTGCTGATGAAGCTTTCGGACCAGACTTGGACAATTGGGCTCGTGGCACATCAAGATCCAAGCTGGATGGACCTCACAAGCCTTCAACGATGCTGGTTCAGGAGGCGGAGGAATCGAAGCTGTTGctcgagggcggcgatgCTCTGCCATCGAAGGAGATCCAGGAGCACTTGGCCGAGGTGTTTTTTGAGAACATTTATGGCCAAGCTTATCACATCCTTCATAAACCAAGCTTTATGAGAAAGCTCAA GGCCGGCGCTTTACCTCCAGTGTTGATCCTCTCGGTATGCGCCATTGCTGCACGCTTTTCCAACCACCCAAAGCTAGCCACGAACCCGAATTTCCTTCGTGGAGAGGAATGGGCTTCGACGGCCCGCGATATTCTCACCAAGCGATACGAATGGCCAAATATCACAATTTTGACCTGTCTTCTGATTCTGGGTCTGCACGAGTTCGGCACATGCCATGGTGGACGGAGTTGGTCTTTGGGAGGACAGGCCATCCGGATGGCTTTTGCGCTTCAGCTTCACAAGGATCTCGAGCACGACCCCCTCCGGATGACGGGAAAGACACAGCTGAGCTTTATCGATCGAGAAATCCGGAGACGAACGATGTGGGCGTGCTTCTTGATGGACCGTTTCAATTCATCAGGAACCGATCGGCCATGTTTCATCAGAGAGGAAACCCTCAAGATCCCACTGCCCATCAAGGAAAAAAACTTTCAGTACGACATGCCCGGGCCGACCGAGACGCTCAGTGGGCAAGTTCTAGAGCCCACGACCGAGGGTCAAGCGACCGAGGCCAAGGACAATATGGGCGTGGCAGCCTGGATGATCAAGGCCATCGCTTTATGGGGGCGCATCATCGGGTACCTCAACCAGGGCGGAAAGGAGTTAGATCCTCACCCCATGTGGAGTCCGGAATCCGAATACGCGAAACTACTCAAGCAGACCGAAGACTTTGAGCTGCCGGAGTCTTTGGCTTACACACCAGAAAACCTTCACTTGCATGAGACAGACAACATGGCCAACCAGTTTCTGTTTCTGCACATCTCGGTCCAGCAAAACATTCTGTTTATGAACCGGTTCGCCGTCTCATCACCAAACGGTCAGTCACAACAGGACGTGCCGAAGGCGTTCGTCACCAAGGCAGGCGCAAAGGCATTCGCCGCCGCGAACCGGATATCAGAACTACTCAAGGATGCCGAGTCACATTTCATCACGGCACCCTTCACAGGATACTGTGCCTTCTTGTCTAGCACAGTCCACATCTTTGGCATCTTCTCGGGCAACCCCTCGATGGAGGCAACCTCGAAGCGCAACCTCGCCACCAACGTCAAGTTCCTCTCCAAGATGAGACGGTACTGGGGCATGTTCCACTGGATGTCGGAAAACCTCCGCGAACAGTACCGCACCTGCGCCGACGCAGCCAGGCAAGGCAACCCAGCCCAGGAAAACGCCGCCTCGCCCATATTCCAATACGGCGACTGGTTCGACCGTTATCCTCACGGCGTCTCTCAGTCCGACTTCCTCGACCCGGCCACgtacaagaagaaggaaaagggcgAGGACGCGGTGCTAGAACAGAAACCAGAACTGCACACAGTCGAAGAGTTTTTTACCACGCTCTCCCCGCAAAGTGGCGAACATGCTGGTGGTCCGAATGGCATCTCCCGCCCCGGCCAGCACCTCAAACGGAAATCCATCGTTAGAAAGGCTTCCACTGCTGGCGGCTCCCAGCGAGGTGCCAACGACCAGGTTTTATCACCGTTGCAAACCGACTTTGCCCgcgcccaacaacaacatcatcatcatcaacaaggcgCGGCTGAGCAGATGCATGCTGCTGCGAGGCTTCATCAACGGTCTTTCTCTGCCAATGCGGGTGTTGGTCCGCAGTCTAGTGGTCCCAGCCCGTTCAACCCCTTGACAATAACGAACGCGTCGGCGTATCATGCCTTGTCGCCTGTCTCCCCGGTGGCGGTCTCGCATTTGTcgcatcatcaccctcatcatccgcaCAATTCGTTTTTTCCGCCGGATCCGTTTGCCTTGGGCGCGTTGGGGGCTCATGGGCTGCCGGGGCTGGATAGGCAGTTGGTGTTTGGGGCGTATGGGAATGGGGTTGAGCATCATCCGCTCGCGTCGGGTCTGGCGGGGTGGGCGGCGCAGGATCATGATGGGactgggggtgggagagaggggtggtggtga
- a CDS encoding uncharacterized protein (EggNog:ENOG503NVWS; COG:Q): MGSTAVEQDGLVIPIINFSDFLAGSPESKAATAKAILTAFQTSGFLYLSHTPIPPDLLTSVFVNSASFFDHGEDFKRKYLWTTPDANRGYSAPGREKVTQLTKPDEVESLREKVPDLKESFEIGREDEPGHPNRWPELAGFREVMTEFHRRCHELNVEVMRAIAVGMGLGEGFFDGFVDRGDNTLRLLHYPAVGKERFVDARPVEGTVVVNAGDLLARWANDGVKSTIHRVVEPPPPKEEGESEEVKEYPARYSVAYFCNPNFDSFIEAIPGTYGGEKGEKKYEGIYSGEYLVQRLSATY, translated from the exons ATGGGCTCAACAGCAGTGGAACAAGACGGCCTCGTCATTCCT ATCATCAACTTTTCCGATTTCCTCGCTGGCTCCCCCGAATCCAAAGCTGCTACCGCCAAAGCAATCCTCACTGCCTTTCAGACTTCAGGCTTTCTCTAcctctcccacacccccatcccccccgaCCTCTTGACCTCTGTCTTTGTCAACTCTGCCAGCTTTTTTGATCACGGAGAAGACTTCAAGAGGAAATACCTGTGGACCACACCCGACGCCAATAGGGGGTACTCGGCCCCCGGCAGAGAAAAAGTGACGCAGCTGACGAAGCCGGACGAGGTGGAGAGTTTAAGGGAGAAGGTGCCCGATCTGAAGGAGAGTTTTGagattgggagggaggatgagcCTGGTCATCCTAACCGCTGGCCCGAGTTGGCAGGGTTCAGGGAAGTGATGACTGAGTTTCACAGACGGTGTCATGAGCTGAATGTGGAGGTTATGAGGGCTATAGCTGTGGgtatggggttgggggaggggtttttTGATGGGTTTGTGGACAGGGGGGATAATACGTTACGGTTGTTGCATTATCCGGCTGTGGGAAAGGAAAG gtttgtgGATGCGAGGCCTGTTgaggggacggtggtggtgaatgcAGGGGATTTGCTGGCTAGGTGGGCGAATGATGGGGTGAAGAGTACGATTCATCGGGTTGTTGAGCCTCCGCCTccgaaggaggagggggagagtgAAGAGGTGAAGGAGTATCCGGCCAGGTATAGTGTTGC GTACTTTTGCAACCCGAATTTCGACAGCTTCATCGAGGCTATTCCTGGGACTTATGGGGgcgagaagggggagaagaagtaTGAGGGGATATATAGCGGGGAGTATTTGGTGCAGAGGTTGAGTGCTACTtattga